TGGCCGGCTTGGTGCCGCCGTGGCTCTCGCCGGCGTACGCGACGACGTCGAGGGTGGACATGACCAGGCCCGCGCCGTTGCCGATGATGCCGACCTGACCGTCGAGCTTGACGTAGTTGAGGTCGTTCTCCTTGGCCTTGAGCTCGAGCGGGTCGGTCGCGTCCTTGTCCTCGAACTCGGCGTGGCCGGGCTGACGGAAGTCGGCGTTGGCGTCCAGGGTGACCTTGCCGTCGAGGGCGAGGATCTGGTCGTCGGGCGTACGCACGAGGGGGTTGACCTCGACGAGGAGCGCATCCTCCTTGACGAAGACCTCCCACAGCTTCTGGATGGTCACGGCCGCCGCGTCGAGGACCTCGGCGGGCAGCTTGCCGGCCTCGGCGATGCTGCGAGCGAACGCGAGATCGACACCCTTGGTGGCATCGACGGGGATCTTGGCCAGCGCGTCGGGGTTCTCCTCGGCGGTGACCTCGATCTCGACGCCGCCCTCGACCGAACACATGGCCAGGTAGGTGCGGTTGGTGCGATCGAGCAGGAAGGAGATGTAGTACTCCTCGGCGATGTCACTCGCCTCTGCGACCAGCAGCTTCTTGACGATGTGGCCCTTGATGTCGAGCCCGAGAATCGCTTCCGCGTTGGCCTGCGCCGCGTCGACGTCGGCCGAGTACTTGACTCCACCCGCCTTGCCGCGGCCGCCGACCTTGACCTGGGCCTTGACCATCACGGGCTTGCCGATCTCCTCGGCAATCTCGCGAGCGCCGGCAACCGTGTCGGTCACACGACCAGCCGAGGTAGGCACTTCATGCTTGGCGAAGAGTTCCTTCGCCTGGTATTCGAAGAGATCCATCTGCTCACCGTCTCGTCTGCGTCGACGCCCCGTGGAGCGTCGCACGTCTCATGGGCACCCGCTCGAGGGTTGTGAACGGGCCGGTGGCGACTGTAACCAGTCGCCGCGTCCTGTCATCTTCGACATACATTCGATGTGGTCCACGTCACCGAAATATCGGGTTCGTGGGCGCAGTCACCGAGTTTTCGAGCGGACGGCGAGTGCAGTCGCAACCAGAGACAACACTATGCCGACCGCGGTGGCGAGCGCACCCGGCCCCACCTCCACCTGATCGAGCACGCCTCGCGTGAGCGGGAACGCCGCCAGGTGCACGCCCGAGAGCAGCGCGACGCCCGCGAACAGGGCCGCCGCGCGGGGCGGCCTCGAGCAGGACGCCACCGCCACGGCGATCACGACCACGGCGGCGAACAGGACGTGACCCCAGGAGTCGATGTCCCACGGCAGACCGGCGAACGACGTGGCGGCGTGCTCGGTCCCGCGCCGGTCGGTGCCGTGGAAGAGCGGGAACGCCACACCCGCCACCGCGGCGATCGCGGCCGCGCCCCCCACCGTCGCCAGGATCGGGTTCGGCGAGCGGCGGGCCGAGGTGTCGACGTCCTCCCGCTCCGCCGATCCCGCGAACCACACGAGCACCGCGGATCCGGCGGCGGCGAGCGCACCGAGCCAGAGCACGACGGCGCCCGGGCCGATCGAGACGCCGGGGACGTCGGCGGCCAGCAGCACCGGCTGCGTCACGGCGGCGACCGTCACGGGTATTCCCGCCCACACCACGGCCACCACCGGTCGCACGGCGGCCGCGAACTCGGAGAGCAGCAGCCACACCGCCGTGACGGCGACGACGAGGGCTGCCACCGGGACGGTGCGTACCGCGAGGATCTGCGGCTCCGGGAGGCCGTCGGCGAGTTCGAGAACCGGGAGGAATGCGCCGAGGGCCGCGAGCGCGGCGGCACCGAGCGCGCCCACCCCGGCGCTCACGTGCCACCGGATGCGCCGCGACCGTGCCGCCTCGGCTTCGGCACGCACCGCGGCCTTGGCCACCCCCTTGCCCGATGGACTGACCCGCGCCGCGTCACCGCTCCGCGCCTCGTGTTCGCGGCCGATCTCGTCGAGCGCCCGGCGACTGCGCTCGTCACGAATCCGGTCCACGACCGGAATCGCCACGGCCGTCACCAACAGAACCGCGGCGCACGCCGTCCCCCAGACCGTTCCACTGCCCGGTTCGATCCGGTCGCCCGCAGCCACCCCTCCGACGAATCGCGCACCCACCAGCCCCAGCACCGCCGTCGCCGCTCCGACCAGGGCACCGGCGGCGACGGGCGGGCTGATCGACGCCAGCGCGGAAGCCACCACGACCAGCAGGGCCGCGGAGACCGCCGCCGCTCCGGCGGCCGTCGCGGCGTCGGCGGCGAGAACGGTGGGGACCAGGATCACCGGGTCGTCGGAGCTGTAGGTGGGCGCGAACAGGGACGCGGCCACGCCGGCCGCGGCGAGGACGACGAGCGCGGCCGGAAGGACTCCCACCCGAGCGCCGGTGGCCCGGCCGTCCCGTTCGGCGCTGCGGGCACCGCCGTACCCGTCGGAGAGCGCCGCACGCTGGACGACGAAGAGGCCTGCCAGCCCGGCTACCGCGGCGAGCACGTGCCCGCCGAGCACGAGATAGGCGCCGGCTCCGGCGTCGAGCGGAGCCGCGGTGTCGGGCCGGAACAGTTCGAAGCGGTTCGCGTCGAGCGCGCCGGTCCACAGTTGTAGATCCTGGATCGCCATACCGACGGCGATCGCACCGCCACCGGCGAGCAGCGCACCGGACACTGCCGTGGCACGCACCAGCAGCGCCCCGGCGGCCAGGACCGGCACCAGGAGAGCGAAGACCCCCGCCCACACGGCAGCCGGCGGTACGGCCGACAGCGTCTCGGCGCCGGGGGCGTTCGCGCGCACCACCCCGGACAGGGGGCCGACGGCCACGGCGACGCCACCGACGAGGGCGAGCACCGCCGCGACGACGGCACCGGCGCCCGGGCGGGCCGGATCCGACGAGTCGTCGAGCGGGCCGCCCGGCGCCACGCCGGTCGACGGGATGCGCTCGGGTGCGGCGCGACGGCCGCTACGGGGTGGTGGTGAGGACGCCACACGGCGACGCTAACGCGTGGACCGGACGTCCGGCCCGATGTGACACACCTGCGGGCCCGGATTCTGCTTCCGGAGCCGCCTGGCATCCCGCCATGTGGCATGTGCGCGGGGCATCGGCCCAGGACGGCTAGTGATGCATGTCACATTCCAGCGTTGCAGCACCGTTACAGGTTGCGGGCATCGCAACCATTTCGTTACCGTCGCCA
This genomic interval from Rhodococcus triatomae contains the following:
- the sucC gene encoding ADP-forming succinate--CoA ligase subunit beta, which encodes MDLFEYQAKELFAKHEVPTSAGRVTDTVAGAREIAEEIGKPVMVKAQVKVGGRGKAGGVKYSADVDAAQANAEAILGLDIKGHIVKKLLVAEASDIAEEYYISFLLDRTNRTYLAMCSVEGGVEIEVTAEENPDALAKIPVDATKGVDLAFARSIAEAGKLPAEVLDAAAVTIQKLWEVFVKEDALLVEVNPLVRTPDDQILALDGKVTLDANADFRQPGHAEFEDKDATDPLELKAKENDLNYVKLDGQVGIIGNGAGLVMSTLDVVAYAGESHGGTKPANFLDIGGGASAEVMANGLDVILNDAQVKSVFVNVFGGITACDAVANGIVGALNTLGDEADKPLVVRLDGNKVEEGRKILEDYAHPLVTLAATMDEGADKAAELASK